Sequence from the Nitrospirota bacterium genome:
GACAATCCCTGGGAGACGCTCCACAAGATCCGGATCGGTCACCCGGGTGCAACCATGCCGAGCGGTCTGCAAGACAACGGCCTGACCGACAAAGAAACAGGAGACGTCCTGACGTACGCCCAATCTCTCAAGTGATGCGGGCTTTCGAAGATGCGGAGTCGCTGGGGGCATCGCGCCGGAGCGCCGGGGTGATGCCCCCGGAGCGGGGACGGGGGCAAGAGTGTCCAGGAGGGGAGATCCCAGGGGGATCTGATCGACTCAGCTCGACTTTTGCCATTTTTTGAAAGGTTTATGTTGGTCATGATGCGTAGGGGAGGGTCTTCAGACCCTCCCGACAAGAGGGAGCAATTCGTAGGGGCGGATCTTTAGATCCGCCCGTATTGGGAGCATCTGAAGATGCTCCCCTACGAATCGGCATTCTATCAGAGGCTCTAAGCGACGGATCCCGGAGGGAACGCAGCGATCCCGACACCGACTTCAGTCTTCGGATGCGCCAAGTATCCCTGCACCGCCGAAGCGATGGAGGATGTCACGGTGGAGTTCGTCGGCCGGAGTCCTCTCATGACCATCCTGGGAAAACACCCACACCTGTTGTTTCCACGCGGCAGCCCATCCCGTGGAGGAGTACAATTCCGGCGGCGGTCTTGATGCCCTCTACGGGCCGCACCTGCGGCATGACGCAGGCGTGTAGCGGGCAGTGAATGGGCTGATGAAGGCTGCGCTTCGCCGGCCTGTTCTGAGAGAAACACACCGGCGCAGAGGCTCCTGCGCCGGCCGCTAGAAAATCTTCCGGGGTCGGATCAGCTCAAGTCTGACTTGCAAATGTCCGTCTTGGTCTGTTCGATCGAAGTCAGGATCTCCGAGCACTCCGAATCGCTGATCGCTTCCCCCGGGTCGTCGCAGGTATATCCTTGGGCCAGGAGGTCGCAGTCGGCCTGATTGACCCCGGTTGGAAGCGGCTTGCATGCGCAGATCTTGTTAAAAAGGGTCAAGCAACTCCCCCCCGTCACGGCCGCCTTGGTCTTGCCGGCCGGGCATGAGATCTCCGCTTCGTCGTCGCTGCACGCGTAGAGGGCAGCCATGGCAAGAGTGGCAACCGTGGCTAGAATGGACTAGCTCTTGAATGAATATTTCATGATCTTCACCGCCTTTCGCCCCGCCTTGTATCCGGCGGCTTCCGGGAGGTCAAGCAAAATGTGGCTTGCGGCCGGCCTTGCAGGGCTCTTCCCCCGTTGAGGATCCGCCCTGGCAGGACCGTTTTCATGAAGATCGACTTTCTCTTTCCACCCAGGCGTAAAGGGCCGGCAGGACGATCAGGGTCAGCAGGGTCGATGTCAATACGCCGCCGATGACGACGGTGGCCAGCGGTCGCTGGACCTCCGCCCCGATGCCCGTGTTGAGGGCCATCGGCAGGAATCCGAGGCTGGCGACAAGGGCGGTCATGAGGACCGGCCGGAGGCGGATGAGGGCGCCCTCTCTCGCCGCCGAACGCGCGTCGGCTCCTTCCGCCCGCAGTTGGTTGAAGAATGTCATGAGCACCATTCCATTGAGCACGGCGATCCCCGTGAGGGCGATGAACCCGACCGCGGCCGATACGCTCAGCGGGATTCCGCGAAACGCGAGGGCGAAAACGCCTCCCGTTACGGCCAGGGGAATCCCGGTGTAGATCAACAGCGCCTGCTGGAGCGTGCCGAACGTCCGCCACAAGATAAGAAAGACGGCCGCCAGAATAAGAGGCACGATGACGGCCAATCGTTTCCGCGCTCGCTCAAGGTTCTTGAACTGGCCGCCCCAACTGAGAGAATAGCCTTCGGGAAGGTTCAGGTTTTCCGCCACGGCCCGCTTGGCCTCCTCCACGAAACTCACGATGTCCCTCCCGGAAAGGAACACCGCCACGGCCGCGTACCGTTGCGAGTAGTCGTGCGAGATGGTCGTAACCTCGCCCTTGATCTTGAAGCCGGCGACCTTGCGCAAGGGGATGCTTCCCCCGTCTATGCCGACGGGCAGGGACTTAATCGTCTCGATGTTCTCGCGCTTTTCCTCCGCCACCCTCAGCACGATTGGGAACCGCCATTGTTGCTCGTAGAAACTCCCCACTTCCTTGCCGGCCATGGCGGCCTCCAAGAGGTCGTTGACTTGGTGGATGTTCAAGCCGTAACGGGCGATGGCCGTGTAATCGGGGTGGGCGCTGAGGACCGGGCTCTTTCGCAGCGCGGTCAGGGCGTCCATCTCCACCGCCTCGGCTCCTGGTACTTTCTCAAGGACGGTGATGGCTTTCTCGATGAGCTCGGTCAGCAGCGGCAAATCCTTTCCGTAGATCCGCAGCGTCACGTCGGCGCGACTGCCCTCGAGGATTTCGCTGACGCGCATCTCGATGGGCTGGTTTTCGCTGACCTCCTGGCCCGGCGTCGCACGCTCAAGGGCCTCTTTGATGGCCCCATAAAGCTCTTTCTTGGTCCGCCGCCCGCCATGGGCCGTGGCGGGCCACTGGGAAAGGTCCTTTTTCAGAATCACGAAGGTGTCGGAGAGGTGTACGCCCATCGCGTCCATCGCGGCTTCGGCCGTCCCGACCCGCGAATAGACCTCCTCCACTTCAGGGAAGTCCGCGATCACCCTGTCGCTCTTCATCTGCATCCGCAGGGAGGCGTCCACGCCGATGTCCGATGACCGGGTCAGGTTGATGACGAAATCTCCTTCATCCAAAGGCGGCATGAAGTCCGCGCCCATGCGGCGATAGACGAGCAGGGCGGCGACGAGCAGGACGACCGCGGGGGCCAGGGCGATGGCGCGATGCCGGAGGCTTGCGTCGAGAACCGGCCGGTACATCCTGCGGAAGAGCCTGAACACGAGGGTCTCTTTTAGCTTCCCCGCCCTTACCGGCCTCAAATACAGATAAGCCAGGATCGGCATCAGGAAGACCGCAACGATAAGCGAGGCGCCCAAAGCCATCAATACTGTCACGGCCATCGGCTGGAACAGTTTTCCTTCGATCCCTTCAAGGGCCAGAATCGGCACATACACGAGCATGATGATCAACATGCCAAGAGTGACCGGTTTGATCACCTCTGATACGGAATCCAAAATCAGATCCATCCGTGAGTCGGACGCGAACGGCACTCGCGACATCTGACGGCGGCCAGGGATGGCCGCATCCTGAAGCGAGTGGCGGGAACCGGGATCGCCCCCTTCGCTCGTGGGCCTTGCCAGGCCTCGCGTAAGGCCCACGTCCGGGGACGACGATCGGAAGGTTGATACAGTCTTTGCGTCGAGTTTGCCGTTATTTTCCTCCAATCGGCGGAGCGTGTTCTCGATGATCACTATGGCGGCATCCACCAGGAGGCCGAAGTCGATGGCGCCCAGGCTCATCAGATTGGCGGAAACACCCAGCCACCTCATCCCGATAAAACCGAAAAGCATCGACAGGGGAATGGCGAGAGCAACGAATACGGAGCCGCGCAAGTTGCCCAGGAGAATGACCAGGACGGCGATGACCAGGGCCGCCCCTTCGGCGAGGTTTTTCGCCACGGTTTTCAACGTTGCGTTGACGAGGTAGCTCCGGCTGTAGACAAGCTTGAGCTCCACGTCGGGCGGCATGGGGGCCACCTTGAGTGCCCGCTCTGCGTCCGTGGCCACTTGCCGGGAGTTGGCTCCGGCGAGCATCAAGACAAATCCCAACACCGTCTCCTCGCCGTTGTAGGTCGCTCCGCCCACCCGCTGGGAATAGCCCTCGCGGACGTCCGCCACCTCGGACAAGGCCACGGGCTTGCCGCGCACGTCCAGCTTGATGGGGAGGCCGCGGATCTCCTCGAGGTTTTCCACGCGGCCGGAGGTCCTGACGATCACTTGCCTGCCCTTGGGCTGGATATAGCCCCCCCCGAAGTTCTCGCCGAGCGCCTCCAGGCGCTCGGCGATCTGTTCGATGGTGAGGCCGAATCGCTCCAGCCTCTCCGGATGGATTTCGATGTGAATCTCCTTCTTGTAGCCTCCGATGGAGTCCACCCCCGCCACGTTCTTGATCGACCGCTTGAGATAGGGCACGACAACGAAGTCGTGGAGCGTTCGGAGGTGGAGGAGACGCTCCTTCTCCGGCTTGGAAGCCAGGGGACTGCCGGGTTTGGCCAGCACCACGTACATGGCCACCTCGCCCAAGCCCGTGGTGATCGGCGCAAGCTCCGGAGAGAGGCCCCCCGGCAGCTCGCCTCGGACGCTCTGAAGCCTTTCCGCGACCTGCTGACGCGCCCAGTAGATGTCGGTCCCGTCCTCGAAATTGATGATCACCTGGGAGAGGCCGTATTTGGAGAGCGATCGCGCCTCCTTGACGCGGGCGATGCCGCTCATTTCGGTCTCGATGGGAAAGGTGACGGTCTTCTCGATCTGCTCCGGGTCCAGGGCCTTGGTGTCGGTGTTGACCATGACCTGCACCGGCGTGATGTCCGGCACGGCGTCCACGGGCAAATTCGCCACGAGATAGGCGCCGATCGCGGCAACGGCGGCAAACAGCAGGAGGACCGTAGTTCGATTTCGAAGACTTTGTTGAACCAGCCAATTCAGCATGGGATGACCTCCTATTGAGTCGCGAGTAGGGACAGCACATCCCGTTCACCGGCCAAGCCGAGCAAGTCCAGAACCTTGTCGGCGAGCGAGAACTGCGCATCGAGCGCCCGAAGGCGCGTCTCCGCGATTTCCGAATCGAGTTCGAGGAACGTGAGCAGGTCCAGGCGACCCTTCCGGAATTCTTCGTCGGCCTCTTTCAGCCCCGCGTCCAGTTCCTTCGACAAAGATTCCGGGTATCGCTGCACCGCAAATCGGGCGGCCTCGTATTCGTTCCAAAGCCGTCCCAATCGGGCCTCGATCTGCTGCTCGGTGAACCGAAGTAGCCGCCGCTTGGCCTCGATCTTTCGTTCGGAGCTTTCGATGCCGGCGATGTTCCGGTTGAGCACCGGGACAGGAAGCGAGATCCCCGCCCCGATCAGGCGTTGAGCCGTTCCGCCTCTCTCATGTTCGTAGAAAATTCCCGGCGTAAAGTCCGGCTTCGCTTCCAGTTGCGCGAGGTCTTTCTCCTTCCGCGCCGCGCCCAGGCGAATTTTCCCGGCGGCCAACTCGACGTTGCCTTCCATCGCGGCGGCGAGCCACTTCGCTCGATCGACGGCGCCCGATCCGCTAAGCCGTGGAATTTCGATATCCGGCGGCGGGGTGGAATGGAGGCCTGCGTAGAAGTTCAGCCCCTCGAACGTTGCTTTGACTTGCCCTTGGAGTTGCATGGCTTCGGTCGCCAGATTGGCCAGGCGCCTCTCCACCAATCGACGCTCAACCTTCTGTTGGGGTGAAGGCAGGAGGTGGCCGGTCAAGTACGTGCGAATCAATTCGAACCTATTCTGTCGCTCCTCATTGACCTCCGTTTTCCGCCGGCCGGTCACATACTCGTAGGCAAGCGCAACCACCTCCCGGATGACGAAGAGTTCCGTCTCCCGCAGGTCTGCTTCGGCTCCTTCCGTATCCAGCTCGCCGATTTCGCGTCGCAATCGTTGCTTGCCGGGATAGAAAACGGGCTGAGACACGGAGACCTCGAACAGCGCCCCTGTTCCGGACTCGCTCTTCAGCCCGCCGGCAAGATCCGCGGAGGGGTTCTGCCATGCCCCCGCCTGGCGGGCGGCGTAGCGCTCTTGTTCGACGCGGGCTCGGAGCGACGCGATCGATTCGCTCCGCTCCAGCGCCCGTTCGATCAAGGCGGCAAGCGTCACCGCGCCTTCAGTCTGCTCGGCGGCCATCGATCTCCCGCCCCCGCCGTCGAAGGCTATGAGAATGGCAACCACGGTCATCAAGAATCGACGCATATAGGAAACCTCCAAATCGCAATCGGATGGATTCCAAGCCATTCAGGCTTGAGTCTGGAACAACTTGAAACGGGCGCCTGCCTTTGAATGAGGGCAGGCGGGGAGAAAGAACTAGATCAGGAGGACGACCGCGCGGAGGTGGCGAAGGGACGGAGCGGCTCTCGCCGTGGAGTAAGGGAGGAGGCTATCGGTCACACGCGGGATGAGAGACGAAACGACGAGGGATCGGATGGACACGAGCGAGGATGGAGAAGGAGAAGGAAATCTGTCCGCGAGCATCAGCGGATCGTTGAGACCGGCGGTGATGAGCGGAATATCCACGCAGGGCTCGCTGTGAACTTTCACCGGTTTGTCCCCTTCGCTCCGCTTCGGGGACGACGATTTGATGGGCCATGGGGTCTTCGCGTCGTGGGCGTCGCACCCCCCCACCTCGATGGCCATCCGCCCTCCCTCGATGCACAAGACAATCGTTTCCGATCCTCCCAACCCAATCCCGATATAGGCCAGGAGCGCGAGCCAAACGGCCGACTTTTTCCTCCTGTGCATACCGGCATCCTTGCATCCATGACGGGGCTTGTCAACATCGGTATCCTTCACAAAGATGGGCATGGGGTTGATTGGGAGTGAGGATCGTAATAAGATAGCCGTCGGCACATGAAGGAACCGATGGCGTCAAGGATGACGATAGGGGTAGGCGCGGGGTGGAACGCGTAGTTCTCGAGCCGTTTGAAGAGTCCGTCCAGCTCCGGAAGAAGCGGAAGAAAGTCGATGGTCTGCTTCAGCCGCTCAGACAGGAATTGGGCACGGTTCTGGACCTCGTTATGCGCCAGGGGGCCCCGTCGTGGAACAAGCTGTTCACTCTTCTGGCCGAGGCGGTTCCGCAGATTCGACTTCAACCGGATGTCTGGCTGGAGCGTGTCTTCCACTACGATGTCGAATCGTACAGACAGAATTTCGTTTTCGATCACTCCCTCTATGTTTGCATCCTGGCCGTCGCAACCAGCCCGGACTGGAATGTCGAGGGGGAGGACCTGCTCATCCTGGCCTCGGCGGCGCTCCTGCATGATGTGGGGATGCTCACGGTTTCGACGGAAACTCTCCAAGCCCAGCGCGCACTCACGCCCGAGGAACGCCGTATCGTGGAGGAGCACCCCACTCGCGGATCGAGTCTGCTCGCGGGGGCCGGCCTGAAGAAATCGATCGTCCGCCTCGTGGCGCAGGAGCACGAACGCATGGACGGCTCGGGGTATCCAAGCCGGCTCAAAGACAAGGACGTGGACCGTCTTGTTCAGATCCTCGGCCTCTGCGACACGATCGAGAGCGTGACGCATGTGCGACCGCACCGGGCGGGCAGGGCGTTTCTGGACGCGTTCCACGCGCTCATCCTTGAGAGTTCCTCGCTCTTCCCGCAGGCCATGTGGATGGCGGCGCTGCGCCGACTCACGCCGTATCCGGCCGGAACGCTCGTCCGGCTGTCGACGGGAAAACTGGCCCGAGTGGTGCGTCCCCTCACTCAGCACCCGATGCGGCCGATGGTGGAATCGCTTGGCGAACCCGGGGAACCCCCGGACGAATCCACCGTGATGGATCTGCGACGCCATCCGATGGTGCACATTGTCGAGGCGCCGGCATGACGGGCGCCCACCCCCGATCGCGCCTCGAAAGGGTTTTCCAGCGAAGGAAAAAGACGCTGGCGATTTCCGTGATCGTGGCCATCGTCGTGGGATTTACTTTTCTTCTCTTCCGGAGATCGGTCTATCGGACTCATTCGAGCATCGAACTGGCATCGGCGCAATCGCCCGGGGCGCCGATCTTCTCGGGAATGGATCTCACCACGGAGCTCCAGGTGATCCGAAGCCTAGCGGTGATGACCCTGGTGGCCCAGGAGTTGGGACGCATCCCCAAGGGGGTGACCGACGAGGAAGCCGCCCGGAACCGTGTCTTCCAGGAGACGGCGGCGGAAATACAGGGAAAAGTCTCCGTGGCGCAAAGAGGCCATACGCACATCATCGATATTCTCGTGGAATCCAACGACGCCCGCGAGGCGCGCGATGTCGCCAACTTCACCGCATTCGCCTACAAGCAATATCGGAGCCGACGCAGCACGGAGAGGGGAGAATGGGCGGAACAGGCTTCCAGCGTCTACAAGTCGAAGATCGAGTCCGCCCTTCAGGATGCCGAGGCGAAACTCAACGCCTTCAAATTGACGCACCGGATGGTTGAAGGCCACTCGGCCCTCCAGGTTCACTTGAACCGAATCCTGGATTTGGACGAACAAACATTGCGCATCGACCAGCAATCCCGCCGGGCTCGGGATTTGATCCAAGCCCTCGGACAACCGCAGACGGCCCGGGCCGATACCATGCCTTCGCTGGAAATCATGGACGCGCCGACGGGCTACGATCTGATCCGGAATGAATATCTGGACCTCCTGTTCAAAAGGCAGGAGAAACTGACTTTGCTGACCGAATCACACCCCGAGGTGGTCGAATTGGATCGGCAGATCGACGAGACCAAGAACCAGCTGATCCGCTCGCTCGACTTGATGCTCCAGGATCTGGATGTCAAAACCCAATACCTGGCCGGTCAAAAAAACACGTTGGAGAAGGCGAATCTGACGTACCTCTCCGATGAGGTGGAGTTTGCCAAACTGTCACGCGAGGTGGAGCGACTTCAGACCATGCTCGACCGCGCGGAGCAGAACTGGCAGACCGCGCAGATCGAGGATTCGATTCGATCGGACTACGTGCGCGTTCTCGAACTGGCGCTCCTGCCCCATTCGTCGCTCCGCCGGTTTTCGCCTCTACCCCTCGCCGCGATCATCCTGCTTGGCATTCTTATCGGCGTAGGAATTGCCTTTGTTCAGGAGTCCTACCAGTTCACCCTCCATACGGTGAGCGATGTCGAATCGCAACTCCGGATGCCCGTTCTGGCCGTGGTGCCGCACGCAGAGTCCAAGAGGCCACCGGGGGCACAACGCAGCGTTGCGGATGGAATGCGCGCGCCGGCGGCCCCGGTCTTCGCCTCGATGATCACCCACTATCAACCGCAATCTTACGAGGCTGAAAGTTTCCGCATTCTTCGGGCGGCCATCTGGAAGAAACATCCCTCATGCAAAGTGGTGTTCATGACCAGCAGCGTGCCGGGAGAGGGGAAAACCTTTGTGGCCTCGAACCTGGCGATCGCTTGCGCACAGGCCCATCAGGCAACGCTGCTCCTCGAGGCCAATGTCCGGCGACCCGCCCTGCATACCGTTTTCCCCTTCGAACCCGACACCGGATTGACCCACGTGCTTACCGAGGGACGGAGTGTAATGGAATGTGGAAAAGATCTATACCATTTTCTACTGGCCGGCATCGCGCCGTCCAGCCTCCAGGCCAGTCCCGGATTGGACAACCTGCGAATCCTCCCGGCCGGCCCGGAACTCCTCAGCCCGACCGAGGCGGTGGATGAATTCATCCGTCGCGGCCTCCTCAATCAACTCAAGCGCGACTACGACGTGATCGTGATCGACGGCGCCCCCTTGGTGGCGGTGGCCGACTCTTCCCTGATGGCGCCCGTGGCGGACAGCGTCCTGCTGGTCTATCGGGTGGGCCGTACGACCCGCGCGATGGCCCGAAGGGCGCTGGACCACCTGAAAACGCTCAACGCGGATGTCATGGGTGTGGTTCTGAATGATGTCGAGATGGCGGCTGCGCCAAGCGCCTACCTGGCGTCGGACGTGGGATCTTCCCCGAAGAGCCCCGGATCGCGGGCCCCGGTCTGATGGTAAGGCCTTAGGGGTAAAACGATCTGGTTGTTTCCGCGCCAAGCATGTGGGCACTGGCTCACATACGCCGTCATCATGAGGCAAAATTGACTTGACAGATATTAAAGGAGTGTGATAAACGCCAAATTGCCTAATGCGAAAAATCGGTGGAGCGAACCGACCCAAGGAGGGGCAGTGATACGGGAGGTTGGTTGAAAGAGGAAAAAGTGCTGATTACAAAACGGGGAGTCGAATCACTAACAGTCACTCTCCTACTCTCTCTCTCTCTCTCTCGGCTGCCGCGAAGAGAAGCCTGAATCTCAGATACATCCACAATCAGTAGGTGCGACAGCCAAGGACGGCGGGGCCGCCCAGACGGCCACGAGAGGCAAGCCCGAAGACTCTCAGGGCGATCCAACGGGCACTTCGGGTGGGCAGGCGGCGAGCGGCGCGGGCGACAAGAAAGGTCAGGGAAAGCCGGGATCCGATCTCTCCGACCGGGCGGAGACGGG
This genomic interval carries:
- a CDS encoding efflux RND transporter permease subunit, whose product is MLNWLVQQSLRNRTTVLLLFAAVAAIGAYLVANLPVDAVPDITPVQVMVNTDTKALDPEQIEKTVTFPIETEMSGIARVKEARSLSKYGLSQVIINFEDGTDIYWARQQVAERLQSVRGELPGGLSPELAPITTGLGEVAMYVVLAKPGSPLASKPEKERLLHLRTLHDFVVVPYLKRSIKNVAGVDSIGGYKKEIHIEIHPERLERFGLTIEQIAERLEALGENFGGGYIQPKGRQVIVRTSGRVENLEEIRGLPIKLDVRGKPVALSEVADVREGYSQRVGGATYNGEETVLGFVLMLAGANSRQVATDAERALKVAPMPPDVELKLVYSRSYLVNATLKTVAKNLAEGAALVIAVLVILLGNLRGSVFVALAIPLSMLFGFIGMRWLGVSANLMSLGAIDFGLLVDAAIVIIENTLRRLEENNGKLDAKTVSTFRSSSPDVGLTRGLARPTSEGGDPGSRHSLQDAAIPGRRQMSRVPFASDSRMDLILDSVSEVIKPVTLGMLIIMLVYVPILALEGIEGKLFQPMAVTVLMALGASLIVAVFLMPILAYLYLRPVRAGKLKETLVFRLFRRMYRPVLDASLRHRAIALAPAVVLLVAALLVYRRMGADFMPPLDEGDFVINLTRSSDIGVDASLRMQMKSDRVIADFPEVEEVYSRVGTAEAAMDAMGVHLSDTFVILKKDLSQWPATAHGGRRTKKELYGAIKEALERATPGQEVSENQPIEMRVSEILEGSRADVTLRIYGKDLPLLTELIEKAITVLEKVPGAEAVEMDALTALRKSPVLSAHPDYTAIARYGLNIHQVNDLLEAAMAGKEVGSFYEQQWRFPIVLRVAEEKRENIETIKSLPVGIDGGSIPLRKVAGFKIKGEVTTISHDYSQRYAAVAVFLSGRDIVSFVEEAKRAVAENLNLPEGYSLSWGGQFKNLERARKRLAVIVPLILAAVFLILWRTFGTLQQALLIYTGIPLAVTGGVFALAFRGIPLSVSAAVGFIALTGIAVLNGMVLMTFFNQLRAEGADARSAAREGALIRLRPVLMTALVASLGFLPMALNTGIGAEVQRPLATVVIGGVLTSTLLTLIVLPALYAWVERESRSS
- a CDS encoding TolC family protein, with translation MRRFLMTVVAILIAFDGGGGRSMAAEQTEGAVTLAALIERALERSESIASLRARVEQERYAARQAGAWQNPSADLAGGLKSESGTGALFEVSVSQPVFYPGKQRLRREIGELDTEGAEADLRETELFVIREVVALAYEYVTGRRKTEVNEERQNRFELIRTYLTGHLLPSPQQKVERRLVERRLANLATEAMQLQGQVKATFEGLNFYAGLHSTPPPDIEIPRLSGSGAVDRAKWLAAAMEGNVELAAGKIRLGAARKEKDLAQLEAKPDFTPGIFYEHERGGTAQRLIGAGISLPVPVLNRNIAGIESSERKIEAKRRLLRFTEQQIEARLGRLWNEYEAARFAVQRYPESLSKELDAGLKEADEEFRKGRLDLLTFLELDSEIAETRLRALDAQFSLADKVLDLLGLAGERDVLSLLATQ
- a CDS encoding HD domain-containing protein encodes the protein MERVVLEPFEESVQLRKKRKKVDGLLQPLRQELGTVLDLVMRQGAPSWNKLFTLLAEAVPQIRLQPDVWLERVFHYDVESYRQNFVFDHSLYVCILAVATSPDWNVEGEDLLILASAALLHDVGMLTVSTETLQAQRALTPEERRIVEEHPTRGSSLLAGAGLKKSIVRLVAQEHERMDGSGYPSRLKDKDVDRLVQILGLCDTIESVTHVRPHRAGRAFLDAFHALILESSSLFPQAMWMAALRRLTPYPAGTLVRLSTGKLARVVRPLTQHPMRPMVESLGEPGEPPDESTVMDLRRHPMVHIVEAPA